One genomic segment of Luteimonas galliterrae includes these proteins:
- the pgaB gene encoding poly-beta-1,6-N-acetyl-D-glucosamine N-deacetylase PgaB: MFRRMKTLLRAFALLCALQTGAAIAAEPDELLVISYHDVRDDVALKGDADEYAISTQNFAAHLDWLSAQGYHPISLSQLIDASEGRAALPEKPVLLTFDDGLRSLYTKVFPLLRAYRFPALAAVITGWVDLPQGRNVDFGPRPYTHDDFVTWAQLREMQDSGLVEIASHTHDLHHGAQSNPQGNQTPAVITRIYDPARGAYESEAAYRERLSADLARSSASLAHHLGREPRAIVWPYAAYNRAANDIADGLGMRVTFDLEGRNAKLGRDLHGLARLLMLGNPTVAELAYDLRRNIELESVRALQIDLDAVYDPDPAQQARNLDLLIERVKQIGPSHVFLQAFADPDGNGSADALYFPNRFLPMRADLFNRVAWQLHTRAEAVVYAWLPVLGYELPDAAQRSALAIGGAQDHEIFRLDFTRPQARELIAGIYEDLAVNSYFEGLLFHDDAFLRDGELRGLHADAPAARTRALIDFTLELKAAAEKWRPKLKTVRNLYANTVLDPASEAWFAQRLDAFNRAYDHTALMAMPWMENSRRPRQWMRGLVEEVRRHDPGFVKTIFELQTVDWRNGKPIAGDVLKRQSRELQAAGVRHIAWYPYDFIADSPSMEVAREAVSARNFPYIAK, encoded by the coding sequence ATGTTCCGAAGAATGAAAACGCTGTTGCGCGCATTCGCGCTGTTGTGCGCGCTGCAAACCGGCGCCGCGATCGCGGCCGAACCGGACGAACTGCTGGTGATCAGCTACCACGACGTGCGCGACGACGTCGCCCTGAAAGGCGATGCGGACGAATACGCGATCAGCACGCAGAATTTCGCCGCGCATCTGGATTGGCTGTCCGCGCAGGGTTACCACCCGATCAGCCTGTCGCAACTGATCGACGCCTCCGAGGGCCGCGCCGCGCTGCCGGAGAAGCCGGTCCTGCTGACTTTCGACGACGGCTTGCGCAGCCTGTATACAAAGGTGTTCCCGCTGCTGCGCGCCTACCGCTTCCCGGCGCTGGCCGCGGTGATCACCGGCTGGGTCGACCTGCCGCAGGGCCGCAACGTGGACTTCGGCCCCAGGCCGTACACCCACGACGATTTCGTCACCTGGGCGCAACTGCGCGAAATGCAGGACTCCGGGCTGGTCGAGATCGCTTCGCACACCCACGACCTGCATCACGGCGCGCAATCGAACCCGCAAGGCAACCAGACGCCGGCGGTGATCACCCGCATCTACGACCCGGCGCGCGGCGCTTACGAAAGCGAAGCGGCCTACCGCGAGCGCCTGAGCGCGGACCTGGCGCGCAGCAGCGCATCTCTCGCGCACCACCTGGGACGCGAGCCGCGCGCGATCGTCTGGCCCTACGCGGCCTACAACCGTGCCGCCAACGACATCGCCGACGGGTTGGGCATGCGCGTCACCTTCGACCTGGAGGGCCGCAACGCCAAGCTAGGCCGCGACCTGCACGGCCTGGCGCGCTTGCTGATGCTGGGCAACCCCACCGTCGCCGAACTGGCCTACGATCTGCGCCGCAACATCGAACTGGAAAGCGTGCGCGCGCTGCAGATCGATCTGGATGCGGTCTACGATCCGGATCCGGCGCAGCAGGCGCGGAACCTGGACCTGCTGATCGAACGGGTCAAACAGATCGGCCCCAGCCACGTGTTCCTGCAGGCGTTCGCCGACCCCGACGGCAACGGTTCGGCCGACGCGCTGTACTTCCCGAACCGCTTCCTGCCGATGCGCGCGGACCTGTTCAACCGCGTCGCATGGCAATTGCACACGCGCGCGGAAGCGGTGGTTTACGCCTGGCTGCCCGTGCTCGGCTATGAACTGCCCGATGCCGCGCAGCGCAGCGCGCTGGCGATCGGCGGCGCGCAGGACCACGAAATCTTCCGCCTGGATTTCACCCGGCCGCAGGCGCGCGAGCTTATCGCCGGCATCTACGAAGACTTGGCCGTCAACAGCTACTTCGAAGGCCTGCTGTTTCACGACGATGCCTTCCTGCGCGACGGCGAACTGCGCGGCCTGCATGCGGACGCGCCCGCCGCGCGCACCCGGGCCCTGATCGATTTCACCCTGGAGCTGAAGGCCGCAGCCGAGAAATGGCGGCCGAAGCTGAAAACGGTGCGCAACCTGTACGCCAACACCGTGCTCGATCCGGCCAGCGAAGCCTGGTTCGCCCAGCGGCTGGATGCGTTCAACCGCGCTTACGACCACACCGCGCTGATGGCCATGCCATGGATGGAGAACAGCCGCCGGCCGCGGCAGTGGATGCGGGGACTGGTCGAGGAAGTGCGGCGCCACGACCCGGGCTTCGTCAAGACGATATTCGAGCTGCAGACCGTCGACTGGCGCAACGGCAAGCCGATCGCCGGCGACGTGCTGAAACGCCAGAGCCGCGAGCTGCAGGCGGCCGGCGTGCGCCACATCGCCTGGTATCCCTACGACTTCATCGCCGACTCGCCGTCGATGGAAGTCGCGCGCGAGGCCGTCTCGGCGCGCAATTTCCCGTACATCGCGAAGTGA
- the pgaC gene encoding poly-beta-1,6-N-acetyl-D-glucosamine synthase, with protein MNPILSVLFQFAFFYPIVMSFFWMAGGLYYYFRRERLSPPRTAPPPIEDPPFVSILIPCFNESEQVDETIAAALAQRYPDFEVIAINDGSSDDSPQKLNALAARHDRVRVIHLNRNLGKANALRMGALAARSEYLVCIDGDALLDEYATHWMVSHLLSGPRVGAVTGNPRIRNRSTLLGRLQVGEFSSIIGMIKRAQRVYGRLFTVSGVISAFRRTALHRIGYWADDMVTEDIDISWRLQMDHWDIRYEPNALCFILMPETLKGLWKQRLRWAQGGVEVMLRHTRDLLSWRKRRMWAVLFEYMLSVAWAYIMLFIMVLWAVGLFVAMPEQLYVRTILPSWHGVILAMVCLTQFAASLIIDRRYETRVGRNYYWMIWYPIAYWMLSLFTTVTAVPKTLLKKRKRATWTSPDRGIR; from the coding sequence ATGAACCCCATCCTCTCCGTGCTGTTCCAGTTCGCCTTCTTCTATCCGATCGTGATGTCGTTCTTCTGGATGGCGGGCGGGCTGTACTACTACTTCCGCCGCGAGCGGCTGTCCCCGCCGCGCACCGCGCCGCCGCCGATCGAGGATCCGCCGTTCGTATCGATCCTGATCCCCTGCTTCAACGAAAGCGAGCAGGTCGACGAAACCATCGCCGCCGCGCTGGCGCAGCGCTATCCAGATTTCGAGGTGATCGCGATCAACGACGGCAGCAGCGACGACAGCCCGCAAAAGCTGAACGCCCTCGCCGCCAGGCACGACCGGGTGCGCGTGATCCATCTGAACCGCAACCTGGGTAAAGCCAACGCCCTGCGCATGGGCGCGCTGGCGGCGCGCTCCGAATACCTGGTCTGCATCGACGGCGATGCGCTGCTGGACGAATACGCCACGCACTGGATGGTGTCGCACCTGCTGTCCGGGCCGCGCGTGGGCGCGGTCACCGGCAACCCGCGCATCCGCAACCGTTCCACGCTCCTGGGGCGGCTGCAGGTGGGCGAGTTCTCGTCGATCATCGGCATGATCAAGCGCGCGCAGCGCGTTTACGGACGCCTGTTCACCGTGTCGGGGGTGATCAGCGCGTTCCGGCGCACCGCCCTGCACCGGATCGGCTACTGGGCCGACGATATGGTGACCGAGGACATCGACATCAGCTGGCGCCTGCAGATGGACCATTGGGACATCCGCTACGAGCCGAACGCGTTGTGCTTCATCCTGATGCCGGAAACGCTGAAGGGATTGTGGAAGCAGCGGCTGCGCTGGGCGCAGGGCGGCGTTGAAGTGATGCTGCGCCATACCCGCGACCTGCTCAGCTGGCGCAAGCGGCGAATGTGGGCGGTGCTGTTCGAATACATGCTCAGCGTGGCCTGGGCCTACATCATGCTGTTCATCATGGTGCTGTGGGCGGTCGGCCTGTTCGTGGCTATGCCCGAGCAGCTGTACGTGCGCACCATCCTGCCGTCGTGGCACGGCGTGATCCTGGCGATGGTCTGCCTGACCCAGTTCGCCGCCAGCCTGATCATCGACCGCCGCTACGAAACGCGAGTAGGCCGCAACTACTACTGGATGATCTGGTACCCGATCGCGTACTGGATGCTCAGCCTGTTCACCACCGTCACCGCTGTGCCGAAAACGTTGTTGAAAAAGCGCAAGCGCGCCACCTGGACCAGTCCGGATAGGGGGATCCGATGA
- the pgaD gene encoding poly-beta-1,6-N-acetyl-D-glucosamine biosynthesis protein PgaD — protein MKFDSSVIHKPRSQPALQRGFFSVVTFAFWLAYAYMWLPLLTLFLWLLGVRTAVFELYLREHQVEPFLLVSLPVLALASATVLIAWAEYNRWRFRAKDRRSAQPDIGKHDIALAFGSSQEIAQALSASKVALLKMDDAATPMGVSILA, from the coding sequence ATGAAATTCGATTCGAGTGTCATCCATAAGCCGCGTTCGCAGCCCGCATTGCAGCGCGGGTTCTTCAGCGTCGTCACTTTCGCTTTCTGGCTGGCCTATGCGTACATGTGGCTGCCGCTGCTCACGCTGTTCCTGTGGCTGCTGGGCGTGCGCACGGCGGTATTCGAGCTGTACCTGCGCGAACACCAGGTCGAACCCTTCCTGCTGGTATCGCTGCCGGTGCTGGCCCTGGCCAGCGCCACGGTGCTGATCGCCTGGGCGGAGTACAACCGCTGGCGCTTCCGCGCCAAGGATCGCCGCAGCGCGCAGCCCGACATCGGCAAGCACGATATCGCGCTCGCCTTCGGCAGCAGCCAGGAAATCGCCCAGGCGCTTTCGGCGAGCAAAGTGGCGTTGTTGAAGATGGACGATGCCGCAACGCCGATGGGCGTCTCGATCCTGGCCTGA
- a CDS encoding CynX/NimT family MFS transporter, with the protein MNLPYSDSAAASRSWNGRALVLFGIALAAFNLRTAVTSLTPLLDDLGRLFGFGATMTGVFGMLPSAAFATFGVITPAIAHRIGLERSALLSMALAAAGLVLRSAADGTGVLLIGSVVALAGMGMGNVVLPPLVKRYFPDRIGAVSTLYITVLQFGTILPALVAVPLAAEAGWRMSLGVWSLVAVAAALPWIGVLLIERRKDSPLARSHDRAVTAEDEAPELAAPPARGRAWRSSIAWGMALMFGMTSLITYSMFTWLPKLLVEAGATPGFGGTMVALFSTLGLISALLMPAIAVRVKNPFPIVLACAACHVAAFAGLLFAPMAAPVLWVALLGLGPSTFPLSLTLINLRTRTPAGSAAMSGFMQGLGYAVSCIGPLLFGVLHEATHGWLWPFAMLAVAVAVLIVGGWLACRPRMLEDTW; encoded by the coding sequence ATGAACCTCCCCTACTCCGACTCCGCCGCGGCATCGCGTTCGTGGAACGGCCGCGCGCTGGTGCTGTTCGGCATCGCGCTGGCGGCGTTCAACCTGCGCACCGCCGTCACCTCGCTGACGCCGCTGCTCGACGACCTGGGTCGGCTGTTTGGTTTCGGCGCGACCATGACCGGCGTGTTCGGCATGCTGCCCAGCGCCGCGTTCGCGACCTTCGGCGTGATCACGCCCGCCATCGCGCACCGCATCGGCCTGGAGCGTTCGGCGTTGCTGTCGATGGCGCTCGCAGCGGCGGGACTGGTGCTGCGCTCTGCGGCCGACGGCACCGGCGTGCTGCTGATCGGCTCGGTGGTCGCGCTGGCCGGCATGGGCATGGGCAACGTGGTGTTGCCGCCGCTGGTCAAGCGCTATTTCCCGGACCGCATCGGTGCGGTGAGCACGCTGTACATCACGGTGCTGCAGTTCGGCACCATCCTGCCGGCGCTGGTCGCGGTGCCGCTGGCGGCGGAAGCAGGCTGGCGCATGTCGCTAGGCGTCTGGTCGCTGGTCGCGGTCGCCGCGGCACTGCCGTGGATCGGCGTACTGCTGATCGAACGCCGCAAGGATTCGCCGCTGGCGCGCAGCCACGATCGCGCAGTAACCGCGGAAGACGAAGCCCCCGAACTGGCCGCGCCGCCGGCGCGCGGCCGGGCCTGGCGCTCTTCGATCGCGTGGGGCATGGCGCTGATGTTCGGCATGACTTCGCTCATCACGTATTCGATGTTCACCTGGCTGCCGAAACTGCTGGTGGAAGCCGGCGCCACGCCCGGATTCGGCGGCACGATGGTCGCGCTGTTCTCGACCCTGGGCCTGATCAGCGCGCTGCTGATGCCCGCGATCGCGGTGCGCGTGAAGAATCCCTTCCCGATCGTGCTGGCCTGCGCGGCGTGCCACGTGGCCGCCTTCGCAGGCCTCCTGTTCGCGCCGATGGCGGCGCCGGTGCTCTGGGTAGCCTTGCTGGGCCTGGGACCGAGCACGTTCCCGCTGTCGCTGACGCTGATCAACCTGCGTACGCGCACGCCGGCCGGTTCGGCCGCGATGTCCGGGTTCATGCAGGGACTGGGTTATGCGGTGAGCTGCATCGGCCCTTTGCTGTTCGGCGTGCTGCATGAGGCGACGCACGGATGGCTGTGGCCATTCGCGATGCTGGCTGTCGCAGTGGCCGTGCTGATCGTCGGCGGATGGCTGGCGTGCAGGCCGCGGATGCTCGAAGACACTTGGTAG
- a CDS encoding CocE/NonD family hydrolase produces MLVNRFVGPLFVGLLIASPAWCQTSPMAPDITGKKYVAPKSTYDYDKREVMVPMRDGVKLHTVIVVPKGAKNAPILLTRTPYDASGRSSRMDSPRMIDILPEGDEVFVQGGYIRLFQDVRGKYGSEGDYVMTRPLRGPLNGTRVDHATDAWDTIEWLTKHVKESNGRVGMIGSSYEGFTVVMALVDPHPALKVAAPESPMIDGWMGDDWFNYGAFRQVNFDYFTGQTAEKGKGKPIAEVGYDDYTTFLRAGSAGDYAKANGMEQLPYWRKLTEHPSYDAYWQEQALDKVMARTPLKVPTMWLQGLWDQEDMWGAIHSYPAMESKDAGNDRNYLVMGPWRHSQVNVGAASLGALKFEGDTALQFRRDVLKPFFDQYLVEGAPKADTPPVFIYDTGENHWDRLSSWPLSCEQGCAAQPKALYLQAGGKLSFEAPAADGPQYDEYVSDPAKPVPFVPRPSRMGDRETWTTWLVQDQRFADDRPDVLTYVSEPLTEPLRIAGAPQVNLLASTSGSDSDWVVKLIDVYPDTMASAPAMGGYELAVSLAIFRGRYRESFEHPKAIAPNQPLPYAFGLPTANHTFLPGHRVMVQVQSTLFPLYDRNPQTFVPNIFFAKPEDYRKATQKIWYGPQKGSFISLPVK; encoded by the coding sequence ATGCTCGTCAACCGTTTCGTCGGACCGCTGTTTGTCGGCCTGCTGATCGCATCTCCCGCCTGGTGCCAGACCTCGCCGATGGCGCCGGACATCACCGGCAAAAAATACGTCGCGCCCAAGTCGACCTACGACTACGACAAGCGCGAGGTCATGGTGCCGATGCGCGATGGCGTAAAGCTACACACCGTCATCGTGGTGCCCAAAGGCGCCAAGAACGCCCCGATCCTGCTGACGCGAACGCCTTACGACGCCAGCGGCCGTTCCAGCCGCATGGATTCGCCGCGGATGATCGACATCCTGCCCGAAGGCGACGAGGTGTTCGTGCAGGGCGGCTACATCCGCCTGTTCCAGGACGTGCGCGGCAAATACGGCTCGGAAGGCGATTACGTGATGACGCGGCCGCTGCGCGGCCCGCTCAACGGCACCAGGGTCGACCACGCCACCGATGCCTGGGACACGATCGAGTGGTTGACCAAGCACGTGAAGGAATCCAATGGCCGGGTCGGCATGATCGGTTCCTCCTACGAAGGCTTCACCGTGGTGATGGCGCTGGTCGATCCGCATCCCGCATTGAAGGTCGCGGCGCCGGAAAGCCCGATGATCGACGGCTGGATGGGCGACGACTGGTTCAACTACGGCGCTTTCCGCCAGGTCAATTTCGACTATTTCACCGGCCAAACCGCAGAGAAAGGCAAAGGCAAGCCTATCGCCGAAGTGGGTTACGACGACTACACCACGTTCCTGCGCGCCGGTTCCGCCGGCGATTACGCCAAGGCCAACGGCATGGAGCAACTGCCGTACTGGCGCAAGCTCACCGAGCACCCCAGTTACGACGCCTACTGGCAGGAACAGGCGCTGGACAAGGTGATGGCGCGCACGCCCCTCAAGGTGCCGACGATGTGGCTGCAAGGCCTCTGGGACCAGGAAGACATGTGGGGCGCGATCCACAGCTATCCGGCGATGGAGTCCAAGGACGCCGGCAACGACCGCAACTACCTGGTCATGGGACCGTGGCGGCATAGTCAAGTGAACGTGGGCGCCGCATCGCTGGGCGCGTTGAAATTCGAAGGCGATACCGCGCTGCAGTTCCGCCGCGATGTGCTCAAGCCGTTCTTCGACCAATACCTGGTCGAAGGCGCGCCGAAAGCCGACACGCCGCCGGTCTTCATCTACGACACCGGCGAGAACCACTGGGACCGCCTGAGTTCTTGGCCGCTGAGCTGCGAGCAGGGCTGCGCCGCGCAGCCCAAGGCGTTGTATCTGCAAGCCGGCGGCAAGCTTTCCTTCGAAGCGCCGGCCGCCGATGGGCCGCAGTACGACGAATACGTGTCCGATCCCGCCAAACCGGTGCCGTTCGTGCCGCGTCCCTCCCGCATGGGCGACCGCGAGACATGGACGACGTGGCTGGTGCAGGACCAGCGTTTCGCCGACGACCGGCCGGACGTGCTCACCTACGTCAGCGAGCCGCTGACCGAGCCCTTGCGTATCGCCGGCGCGCCGCAGGTCAATCTGCTGGCGTCCACCAGCGGCAGCGACAGCGACTGGGTGGTCAAGCTGATCGACGTCTATCCGGACACGATGGCGTCCGCGCCGGCGATGGGCGGCTACGAGCTCGCCGTATCGTTGGCCATCTTCCGCGGCCGCTATCGCGAAAGCTTCGAGCATCCCAAGGCGATCGCGCCGAACCAGCCGCTGCCTTACGCGTTCGGCCTGCCGACGGCGAACCACACTTTCCTGCCCGGGCACCGGGTGATGGTGCAGGTGCAGTCGACGCTGTTCCCGCTGTACGACCGCAATCCGCAGACTTTCGTGCCGAATATCTTTTTCGCCAAGCCGGAGGATTACCGCAAAGCGACGCAGAAGATCTGGTACGGGCCGCAGAAGGGCAGTTTCATCAGCCTGCCGGTGAAATAG
- the argH gene encoding argininosuccinate lyase, which translates to MSDLLWQKPGVTVDAEIQAFLAGDDVILDREFFLQDIAASKAHAEGLQRIGILSAEELAGLLRELDALAGDFGSGAFVLDAQYEDGHSAIEARLIERLGDSGRRIHTGRSRNDQILVATRLWLKEKLARALALCIETAGIALSRAQAERDVPLPGYTHLQRAVVSSLGAWWAGWAEAFIDNAARVSETRTWIDANPLGTAAGYGVNLPLDREHTTAALGFARLQVSPLYAQLSRGKFEMAALEAFGSAMLDLRRLAWDLSLFTSAEFGFVALPAQYTTGSSIMPHKRNPDVIELMRASYASVSAARCEIEQLLSLPSGYHRDLQVSKGALFHGFSKGLGALALLPDLLRNLEWRTERMQAALEPSMYATDLAVDLARQGVPFRDAYKQAADPARWQEGDPARSLAERVSPGAAADLRLDELHRRLATIGRRPQPLL; encoded by the coding sequence ATGTCCGATCTGCTCTGGCAAAAACCCGGCGTCACGGTCGATGCGGAAATCCAGGCTTTCCTGGCCGGCGACGATGTGATTCTCGACCGCGAATTCTTTCTCCAGGACATCGCCGCCAGCAAGGCGCATGCCGAGGGCCTGCAGCGGATCGGCATCCTGTCCGCGGAAGAACTGGCCGGATTGTTGCGCGAACTCGACGCGTTGGCAGGCGATTTCGGCAGCGGCGCTTTCGTGCTCGATGCGCAGTACGAGGACGGCCATTCGGCGATCGAGGCGCGGCTGATCGAGCGGCTCGGCGATTCCGGCCGCCGCATCCACACCGGGCGCAGCCGCAACGACCAGATCCTGGTCGCGACGCGGCTCTGGTTGAAGGAGAAACTGGCGCGGGCGCTGGCGCTGTGCATCGAGACGGCCGGGATAGCGTTGTCGCGTGCGCAGGCCGAACGCGACGTGCCGCTGCCCGGCTATACGCATTTGCAGCGCGCCGTAGTGTCTTCGCTGGGCGCATGGTGGGCGGGCTGGGCCGAGGCCTTCATCGACAACGCCGCACGCGTTTCGGAAACGCGGACATGGATCGACGCCAATCCGCTCGGCACCGCGGCCGGTTACGGCGTCAACCTGCCGCTGGACCGCGAACATACGACCGCAGCGCTCGGTTTCGCGCGCCTGCAGGTGTCGCCGCTGTATGCGCAACTCTCGCGCGGCAAGTTCGAGATGGCGGCGCTGGAAGCGTTCGGCAGCGCGATGCTCGACTTGCGCCGGCTGGCCTGGGACTTGAGCCTGTTCACCAGCGCCGAATTCGGCTTCGTCGCGCTGCCGGCGCAATACACCACCGGCAGCTCGATCATGCCCCACAAGCGCAATCCGGACGTGATCGAACTGATGCGCGCCAGCTATGCGAGCGTGTCGGCCGCCCGCTGCGAGATCGAACAGCTGCTGTCGCTGCCGTCGGGCTATCACCGCGATCTGCAGGTGAGCAAGGGCGCGCTGTTCCATGGTTTCAGCAAGGGGCTGGGCGCGCTGGCGTTGCTGCCGGACCTGTTGCGCAACCTGGAGTGGCGCACCGAGCGCATGCAGGCAGCGTTGGAGCCGTCGATGTACGCGACCGACCTGGCGGTCGATCTCGCCAGACAGGGCGTGCCGTTTCGCGATGCTTACAAGCAGGCGGCCGATCCTGCGCGGTGGCAGGAAGGCGATCCCGCGCGCAGCCTGGCGGAGCGCGTGTCGCCAGGTGCGGCTGCAGATTTGCGGCTGGATGAGCTTCATCGGCGTTTGGCAACAATAGGTCGACGTCCCCAGCCGTTGCTTTAA
- the argC gene encoding N-acetyl-gamma-glutamyl-phosphate reductase, which produces MSVRKSIGIVGARGHTGAELIRLIAGHPHFELAFVSSRELDGQPVSAHVSEYRGDLRYSNFAPQQLAEHGADAYVLALPNGRAADFVAGIAAGGQDPVIVDLSADYRFDDGWYYGLPELTRGRYAGQKRISNPGCYASAMQFAIAPMLDALAGPVQCFGVSGYSGAGTTPSDKNDVDKLRDNLMPYSLIGHIHEREVTRQLGVPVEFLPHVAPHFRGLTITANLHLKTPLTLDGAKQRYLERYAGEPLLRIVDSAPWVSHIAGKHGVEVGGFTLSEDGRRLVVVATLDNLLKGAATQAMQNLNLVFGFPETAGIPL; this is translated from the coding sequence ATGAGCGTGCGCAAGTCCATCGGCATCGTCGGCGCGCGCGGCCATACCGGCGCGGAACTGATCCGGCTGATCGCCGGTCATCCGCATTTCGAACTCGCTTTCGTGTCCTCGCGCGAGCTCGACGGCCAGCCGGTATCGGCGCATGTGTCCGAATACCGCGGCGACCTGCGCTATTCCAACTTCGCGCCGCAACAGCTGGCGGAGCATGGCGCGGATGCGTACGTGCTGGCGCTGCCGAACGGCAGGGCGGCCGATTTCGTCGCCGGTATCGCGGCGGGCGGGCAGGACCCGGTCATCGTCGACCTGTCCGCCGACTACCGTTTCGACGACGGCTGGTACTACGGCCTTCCGGAACTCACGCGCGGCCGCTATGCCGGCCAGAAGCGCATCAGCAATCCCGGCTGCTACGCCAGCGCCATGCAGTTCGCGATCGCGCCGATGCTCGACGCGTTGGCCGGGCCGGTGCAGTGCTTCGGCGTATCCGGCTACTCAGGCGCCGGCACCACGCCTTCGGACAAGAACGACGTCGACAAGCTGCGCGACAACCTGATGCCGTATTCGTTGATCGGCCATATCCACGAGCGGGAAGTGACGCGGCAGCTCGGCGTGCCCGTCGAGTTCCTGCCGCATGTCGCACCGCATTTCCGCGGATTGACCATCACCGCCAACTTGCATCTGAAAACGCCGCTTACGTTGGATGGGGCGAAGCAGCGCTACCTGGAGCGCTATGCCGGCGAACCGTTGCTGCGGATCGTCGACTCGGCGCCCTGGGTGAGCCATATAGCCGGGAAGCATGGCGTGGAGGTCGGAGGCTTCACTTTGTCCGAAGACGGCAGACGCCTGGTGGTGGTGGCTACGCTCGACAACCTGCTCAAAGGCGCCGCGACGCAGGCGATGCAGAATCTGAATCTGGTCTTCGGTTTCCCGGAAACCGCGGGCATACCCCTGTAG
- a CDS encoding acetylglutamate kinase — protein MTDLRTTIVRLLSNMASAKEIQQYLKRFSQLDAARFAVVKVGGAVLRDELDALVSSLAFLQQVGLTPIVVHGAGPQLDAEMQAAGIEKKSVDNLRYTDAPVLAVVRRVLRQENLKLVEALQAEGVRATSIQSGVFEAAYLDRDKYDLVGKVTRVDTDGIHAAIKVGSIPVIASLGETIDGQIVNVNADWAANELIKTLQPYKIVFLTGTGGLLDGEGRVIDSINLSSEYEELLAQPWLHSGMRVKIEQIHDLLMALPPSSSVSITKPDELAKELFTHKGSGTLVRRGEKVIRAERWDELDLPRLRKLIESAFGRELVPDYFERTPLHRAYVSEHYRTAVILTEEGGLPYLDKFAVLDDAQGEGLGRAVWQVMREETPRLFWRSRHHNAVNHFYYAESDGCYKQERWKVFWYGLAGFDDIRKAVEHCAAREPTLIEAPSA, from the coding sequence ATGACCGATTTGCGCACCACGATCGTCCGGCTGCTGTCCAACATGGCCAGCGCCAAGGAGATTCAGCAATACCTGAAACGCTTCTCGCAGCTCGACGCCGCGCGCTTCGCCGTGGTCAAGGTCGGCGGCGCGGTGCTGCGCGACGAGCTCGACGCGCTGGTGTCTTCGCTCGCTTTCCTGCAGCAGGTCGGGCTGACTCCGATCGTCGTGCACGGCGCCGGCCCGCAGCTCGATGCGGAAATGCAGGCCGCCGGCATCGAGAAGAAGAGCGTCGACAACCTGCGCTATACCGACGCGCCGGTGCTGGCCGTGGTCCGCCGCGTGCTGCGCCAGGAAAACCTGAAGCTGGTCGAAGCGCTGCAGGCCGAGGGCGTGCGCGCCACGTCGATCCAGTCGGGCGTGTTCGAAGCCGCCTATCTCGACCGCGACAAGTACGACCTGGTCGGGAAAGTGACTCGTGTCGACACGGATGGCATCCACGCCGCGATCAAGGTCGGCTCGATCCCCGTGATCGCCTCGCTCGGCGAGACCATCGACGGCCAGATCGTCAACGTCAACGCCGACTGGGCCGCCAACGAGCTGATCAAGACGCTGCAGCCGTACAAGATCGTGTTCCTCACCGGCACCGGCGGCCTGCTCGACGGGGAGGGCAGGGTGATCGACTCGATCAACCTCAGTTCCGAGTACGAGGAGCTTCTTGCGCAGCCCTGGCTGCATTCGGGCATGCGGGTGAAGATCGAACAGATCCACGACCTGCTGATGGCCTTGCCGCCTTCATCGTCGGTCTCGATCACCAAGCCGGACGAACTGGCCAAGGAATTGTTCACCCACAAGGGCTCCGGCACGCTGGTGCGCCGCGGCGAGAAAGTGATCCGCGCCGAGCGTTGGGACGAGTTGGACCTGCCGCGCCTGCGCAAGCTGATCGAATCCGCGTTCGGACGCGAGCTGGTGCCCGATTATTTCGAGCGCACGCCCCTGCACCGTGCCTACGTCAGCGAGCATTACCGCACCGCGGTGATCCTGACCGAGGAAGGCGGCCTGCCTTATCTCGACAAGTTCGCGGTGCTGGACGACGCGCAGGGCGAAGGCCTGGGCCGGGCGGTCTGGCAGGTGATGCGCGAGGAGACGCCGCGGCTGTTCTGGCGTTCGCGCCACCACAACGCCGTCAACCATTTCTATTACGCCGAGTCCGACGGTTGCTACAAGCAGGAAAGGTGGAAGGTATTCTGGTACGGACTGGCGGGCTTCGACGACATTCGCAAGGCCGTCGAACATTGCGCCGCGCGCGAACCCACATTGATCGAGGCGCCTTCCGCATGA